One part of the Nocardioides zeae genome encodes these proteins:
- a CDS encoding sensor histidine kinase: MEGAPGVPRPPAGVRARIEDKALRHGLAAPWWIGTTAVLAQVAAALVALAQRDALLSPALLAVAVVAAPFVVQAHVHAWVPAWVDLAAGLVGAAWIAALPVVATGLADFLPVSLAFLVAHVTAATSARVGAVAAASAIGVAVVLPGPLLGTSADPGGAVVGVLEVCLGAVIGYWFRTQMRALAAERAARSQEAERAALAERQRIAREIHDLVAHSLSVTVLHVAGARQVLLDGVADAAEGRPAALDEATREACEALADAEEVGRRAMADIRRTVGLLARGDGEGRHALPDARDLPALVAQVRAAGLPVEAAVEGDLAAVPPALGLGLYRVLQESLANAARHAPGAPVQVEVDVRRGARLRVVNEVLPGAVPGTDGSGTDGMAARVAGLGGTLRAGRRREGGVVRWVVEAEVAR; encoded by the coding sequence GTGGAGGGAGCCCCCGGCGTACCGCGCCCGCCCGCCGGCGTGCGCGCCCGCATCGAGGACAAGGCCCTGCGGCACGGGCTGGCGGCGCCCTGGTGGATCGGCACGACGGCGGTCCTCGCCCAGGTCGCCGCGGCGCTCGTGGCGCTGGCGCAGCGCGACGCGCTGCTCTCGCCGGCGCTGCTCGCCGTGGCGGTGGTGGCGGCGCCGTTCGTCGTGCAGGCGCACGTCCACGCCTGGGTGCCGGCCTGGGTCGACCTCGCCGCCGGGCTCGTCGGTGCGGCGTGGATCGCGGCGCTGCCCGTGGTCGCCACCGGTCTCGCCGACTTCCTGCCCGTGTCCCTGGCCTTCCTCGTCGCCCACGTGACAGCAGCGACGAGCGCGCGCGTCGGGGCCGTGGCGGCGGCGTCCGCCATCGGCGTCGCGGTGGTGCTGCCGGGCCCGCTCCTCGGCACCTCCGCCGACCCGGGCGGCGCCGTCGTGGGCGTGCTCGAGGTCTGTCTCGGTGCGGTCATTGGCTACTGGTTCCGCACGCAGATGCGGGCCCTCGCGGCCGAGCGGGCGGCCCGCTCGCAGGAGGCGGAGCGGGCGGCGCTGGCCGAGCGGCAGCGGATCGCCCGCGAGATCCACGACCTCGTCGCGCACTCGCTCAGCGTGACCGTCCTCCACGTGGCGGGGGCGCGCCAGGTGCTCCTCGACGGCGTCGCCGACGCCGCCGAAGGTCGGCCCGCGGCGCTCGACGAGGCGACGCGCGAGGCGTGCGAGGCGCTGGCCGACGCCGAGGAGGTGGGGCGCCGCGCGATGGCGGACATCCGGCGCACCGTCGGCCTCCTGGCCCGGGGGGACGGCGAGGGCCGGCACGCTCTGCCCGACGCCCGCGACCTGCCGGCCCTGGTGGCGCAGGTCCGCGCCGCGGGCCTCCCGGTGGAGGCGGCGGTCGAGGGCGACCTCGCCGCCGTGCCGCCCGCGCTCGGGCTGGGCCTCTACCGGGTGCTCCAGGAGTCGTTGGCGAACGCGGCGCGGCACGCACCGGGCGCGCCGGTGCAGGTCGAGGTCGACGTACGCCGCGGGGCCCGCCTCCGCGTCGTCAACGAGGTGCTTCCGGGCGCGGTCCCGGGCACCGACGGGTCGGGCACCGACGGGATGGCCGCGCGCGTCGCCGGGCTCGGCGGCACGCTGCGGGCGGGCCGACGTCGCGAGGGCGGCGTCGTGCGGTGGGTCGTCGAGGCGGAGGTGGCGCGGTGA